In Trichoderma asperellum chromosome 1, complete sequence, a single window of DNA contains:
- a CDS encoding uncharacterized protein (EggNog:ENOG41~TransMembrane:2 (o1119-1138i1150-1174o)), producing MPGTAGTTATAPKSADRAVPVTLNEAVLDSPTFRAAATHFADQVDAVEKWLNGYVGSTSKLMSGLLSLEDTVNNYLSKTTPFPDNVIDNDYTLLALKRTSEGMRELWTQLLNTQKRMETAVVEPIRSFLTGELRNFKEIRRSLEQTQRTYDSTLARYVSQSKTKEPSALREDAFAVYENRKVYIQAAMDYCQLAPQLRYSLDQLLVKICCDIWKEMSRAKDAASSATRWGRELDRVRGWAKEMELSDNVFRREMQNARKDISDVTFESFKPSREIEDYSTSTVAFLGSRGPVSVRPNDGGSAAVTEKQGWLFLRIVTGKPVRYNWVRRWYYCRDGVFGWLTPGTQGVLQGDEIGVLLCNVKPAAGEERRFCFELKTKSRSMLMQAETQKELTDWLEVFEMSKKKAFEATMDRDNSPLAGGVDPAFSISAPSIPEFSAKGIDAQMGSSDDVVPSIDRASTLAVPGAEDGSSTRRSYDPNGSGSRRSISALGRDLAREEGESGREHAARIIQKLDLHRKATFGASPEPTLTTSSSSGGLSGMISGNQSSQLVGTSLSLTSSSQAKLTGVALPLLDNKPGTLAPPTLARPPTITSFSRTAVLIAGERGHILEGRKLPTSVLANYWGTSMWGAMQSEPAATTSLDDDDPIGVVVSEDSQATTPLGEAVQAKKASESLPAGYPPELRIQHAQFRLLFPNAPPEERLVLVFRAAWSSSLEGSSKSELPAGDGRIYVTAENMYFYGQQMGLVTAYSIPLDIITEVTAAAGRDCDFIFLHLSRDLNDTGYKRITIKVFLDDLQLLHARLNLLVDNLQAEEPLDTLETIKALINIDQHEYDKPSPSAESWEEVSSTTPMDNGTALGRPVERSTGDIPRVIAPSSGQKFPLKLNLPKHEVFYEPDDMKEMAAERHFDLSAKACFHVLFGDKSFVFPKLYFEHRAKQIAQGPWSAATDKEPSRREFQFKIDYVDVFGRSKTEDIRDFQTIDVFDDHVTYVVTHTRTAWHLPHSQLFKLVTKVVITYVAKSKCKLAFYVRIDWSKSPPISKSLVERQALRDAASDAEELAEIATDQIHKLGSRSRTHKAIQVYGQVGQQTQVVVFSPAPTDARKKQAIKPRTLTAMLFETVRSLGESVVSSVILWIIAALKKIFNVVTAHRVILIFLGLSIATNLMLSSTESLAWWQERRAANFMRRVGVSPNHMMSKAIYIADLHEASGANDDELSSFPQNSTCFGTFREVLDATSMDSPWETAGASLSLPSSRATARRLRKTRQRLGMYRHDLLVAMRVVNSVEREMLQSEWENWLANENSLCDNLEEMLHNDGGRSDDNANASDESSQKPMGSIPPERKRALEAWRDDYCGSCRRDHASAMQARRLTNL from the coding sequence atgccAGGAACTGCTGGCACGACGGCGACCGCGCCGAAATCCGCAGATCGAGCTGTCCCTGTAACTCTCAACGAGGCAGTCCTCGATTCCCCAACGTTCCGCGCAGCCGCCACTCACTTCGCCGATCAAGTGGATGCCGTCGAGAAGTGGCTCAATGGATATGTCGGCTCGACATCGAAACTTATGAGcggcctcctctctctcgaAGACACTGTCAACAACTACCTCTCCAAGACGACTCCCTTTCCGGACAATGTCATCGATAATGACTATACACTCCTGGCCCTCAAGCGCACCAGCGAAGGCATGCGAGAGCTCTGGACGCAATTGCTCAATACGCAGAAGCGAATGGAGACCGCTGTCGTCGAGCCTATTCGATCGTTTCTAACGGGGGAGCTGCGGAACTTTAAGGAGATAAGGAGAAGCTTAGAGCAGACCCAGAGAACCTATGATTCAACTCTCGCCCGTTATGTGTCGCAGTCGAAGACAAAGGAACCATCCGCCCTCCGCGAAGATGCCTTCGCTGTGTACGAGAATCGAAAGGTGTATATCCAGGCTGCGATGGATTATTGCCAGCTCGCGCCGCAGCTCCGGTATTCGCTAGACCAGCTGCTGGTCAAGATCTGCTGCGATATATGGAAGGAGATGAGCCGGGCTAAAGATGCAGCTTCGAGTGCCACCCGATGGGGCCGAGAGCTGGACCGTGTCCGGGGATGGGCTAAAGAGATGGAGTTGTCAGATAATGTCTTCAGGCGGGAGATGCAGAATGCAAGAAAGGATATTAGTGATGTGACCTTTGAGAGCTTCAAACCTTCTCGCGAAATCGAGGATTATAGCACCTCAACCGTAGCATTCTTAGGGTCGCGCGGACCCGTCAGCGTGCGCCCGAACGACGGGGGCAGTGCTGCTGTTACCGAGAAACAGGGCTGGCTATTCTTGCGGATAGTAACAGGCAAGCCGGTCAGATACAACTGGGTTCGGCGATGGTACTACTGCCGAGATGGCGTATTTGGATGGCTAACTCCTGGCACACAAGGTGTTCTGCAAGGAGACGAGATTGGAGTACTGCTTTGCAACGTCAAGCCGGCCGCCGGCGAGGAGCGACGATTTTGCTTCGAGCTCAAGACAAAGAGCCGGAGCATGCTGATGCAGGCTGAAACGCAAAAAGAACTGACTGATTGGTTGGAAGTTTTCGAAATGTCGAAAAAGAAGGCATTTGAGGCTACTATGGACAGAGATAATAGCCCACTGGCCGGTGGCGTCGATCCAGCATTCTCAATATCTGCCCCTAGCATCCCGGAGTTTTCGGCCAAGGGAATCGATGCGCAGATGGGCTCGTCTGACGACGTCGTACCAAGCATAGATCGTGCATCCACCTTGGCTGTTCCTGGAGCAGAAGATGGCTCATCTACCCGACGGAGTTATGATCCTAACGGGAGCGGATCTCGTCGATCCATCTCAGCACTTGGACGGGACCTGGCACGAGAGGAAGGCGAGAGTGGTCGGGAACATGCAGCAAGGATCATCCAGAAGCTTGATCTTCACCGCAAAGCGACGTTCGGCGCCAGCCCTGAGCCTACGCTGACGACTTCCAGCTCATCGGGGGGCCTGTCTGGCATGATATCTGGAAATCAAAGCTCCCAGCTTGTAGGGACTTCTCTATCTTTGACGTCTTCAAGCCAAGCTAAGCTGACGGGCGTGGCGCTTCCACTGTTGGACAACAAACCTGGTACACTTGCTCCTCCTACTTTGGCTCGGCCTCCGACAATCACGAGTTTCAGCCGCACTGCAGTGCTTATCGCCGGTGAACGAGGCCACATTttagaaggaagaaaattgCCAACATCCGTTCTCGCAAACTACTGGGGAACCAGTATGTGGGGTGCAATGCAATCTGAACCGGCTGCGACGACCAGtcttgacgatgacgatCCCATTGGCGTTGTCGTATCAGAGGACTCGCAGGCGACGACACCGCTTGGTGAAGCAGTACAGGCAAAGAAGGCTAGCGAATCCTTACCAGCTGGCTATCCTCCTGAATTAAGAATCCAGCATGCGCAGTTCAGGCTTCTGTTCCCCAATGCTCCGCCAGAGGAGAGATTAGTGCTCGTATTCCGAGCAGCCTGGTCGAGTTCGCTGGAGGGTAGTTCCAAGAGCGAGCTACCTGCTGGCGACGGCAGAATCTATGTGACAGCAGAGAACATGTATTTTTACGGCCAGCAGATGGGCTTGGTAACAGCTTATAGTATCCCCTTGGATATCATTACTGAAGTaactgcagctgctggcagaGACTGCGATTTCATTTTCCTACACTTGAGTCGGGATCTGAACGATACGGGATATAAGAGGATAACCATCAAGGTGTTCCTCGACGATCTTCAACTACTCCATGCCCGTCTCAACCTCCTGGTAGACAATCTACAGGCGGAAGAACCGCTTGACACTTTGGAAACCATCAAGGCGTTGATTAATATTGATCAACACGAATATGATAAGCCAAGCCCCAGTGCTGAGAGCTGGGAGGAGGTATCATCGACCACGCCAATGGATAACGGCACAGCATTGGGAAGGCCAGTAGAGCGAAGCACAGGCGATATTCCTCGCGTGATAGCTCCTTCCTCTGGTCAAAAGTTCCCACTCAAGTTGAATTTACCCAAACACGAAGTCTTCTACGAGCCAGATGATATGAAGGAGATGGCGGCCGAGAGGCACTTTGACCTAAGCGCAAAGGCATGCTTCCACGTCCTTTTTGGAGACAAGAGCTTTGTGTTCCCAAAGTTGTACTTTGAGCATCGCGCAAAGCAGATTGCCCAGGGCCCATGGTCGGCTGCCACCGACAAAGAGCCATCGAGGCGTGAGTTTCAATTTAAGATAGACTACGTCGATGTCTTTGGTCGGTCGAAGACGGAGGACATACGGGATTTCCAAACAATTGACGTATTTGACGACCATGTCACATATGTGGTTACGCATACGAGAACAGCGTGGCACCTCCCTCATTCCCAGCTCTTTAAGCTGGTGACCAAGGTCGTCATCACATATGTCGCCAAGTCGAAATGCAAGCTAGCATTTTACGTCCGCATCGACTGGTCAAAATCGCCGCCAATATCAAAAAGTCTAGTGGAACGCCAGGCTCTCCGTGACGCGGCAAGCGATGCTGAAGAGCTAGCCGAGATAGCTACTGATCAGATCCACAAGCTGGGCTCAAGAAGTCGTACCCATAAGGCTATTCAAGTATACGGCCAGGTAGGCCAGCAAACGCAGGTGGTAGTCTTCTCGCCGGCACCAACCGATGCAAGGAAGAAGCAGGCCATCAAGCCTCGCACGCTTACAGCTATGCTATTCGAGACGGTTCGATCTCTCGGCGAAAGCGTTGTCTCCTCTGTGATTTTGTGGATCATTGCGGCATTGAAAAAGATATTCAATGTTGTAACCGCGCATCGTGTCATCTTGATATTCCTGGGACTGAGCATAGCTACCAATTTGATGCTATCTTCCACGGAATCATTGGCTTGGTGGCAGGAACGGAGAGCGGCGAACTTTATGCGCCGAGTTGGCGTGTCGCCGAACCACATGATGAGCAAAGCGATTTATATTGCTGACTTGCATGAAGCATCCGGCGCCAACGATGATGAGTTGTCCTCCTTCCCACAAAACAGCACGTGTTTTGGCACGTTCAGAGAAGTTTTGGACGCCACGAGCATGGATTCTCCATGGGAGACGGCGGGAGCCTCGCTTTCCTTGCCATCAAGTCGAGCCACGGCTCGTCGGCTACGGAAGACACGACAGCGGCTCGGAATGTATCGACATGATTTGCTGGTTGCGATGAGGGTCGTCAACAGCGTTGAGCGGGAGATGCTGCAATCAGAGTGGGAGAACTGGCTGGCCAACGAGAACTCCCTCTGCGATAACCTCGAAGAGATGTTACATAATGACGGCGGCAGAAGCGACGACAACGCCAATGCAAGTGATGAATCATCACAGAAGCCTATGGGCTCTATACCGCCGGAACGGAAAAGAGCTCTTGAGGCGTGGCGTGATGACTACTGCGGAAGTTGTCGGAGGGACCATGCGTCTGCAATGCAGGCGAGAAGGCTGACCAACCTATAG
- the SU2 gene encoding Eukaryotic peptide chain release factor subunit 1, variant 2: MLAEEYGTASNIKSRVNRQSVLSAITSTQQRLKLYNKVPPNGLVVYCGEILTSEGKERKVNIDFEPFKPINTSLYLCDNKFHTEALAELLESDQKFGFIIMDGNGALFGTLSGNTREIVHKFSVDLPKKHGRGGQSALRFARLREEKRHNYVRKVAELAVQNFITADKVNVAGLILAGSADFKNDLNASDMFDNRLAVKVIKVVDVSYGGENGFNQAIELSAETLGNVKFIQEKKLIGKYFEEISQDTGKVCYGIDDTLKALELGAVETLIIFENLEITRWILKDSEGAEVILHTTKQQETGNREKFLDKTTGQEMDIVSQESFLEWIAEHYKDFGTTLEFVSDRSTEGNQFVKGFGGIGGILRYKVNFEQLADLDEDDDDYYDD; this comes from the exons ATGTTGGCTGAAGAATAC GGCACTGCCTCCAACATCAAGTCTCGTGTCAACCGACAGTCCGTGTTGTCCGCCATCACATCGACCCAGCAGCGTCTTAAACTGTACAACAAGGTCCCTCCAAACGGCCTGGTCGTGTACTGTGGTGAAATCTTGACCTCGGAAGGAAAGGAGCGAAAGGTCAATATTGACTTTGAGCCATTTAAGCCTATCAACACCTCGCTGTATCTTTGCGACAACAAGTTCCACACCGAAGCCCTCGCTGAGCTGCTCGAATCCGACCAGAAATtcggcttcatcatcatggacGGTAACGGTGCACTGTTCGGTACCCTTAGTGGCAACACTCGTGAAATTGTGCACAAGTTCTCCGTCGATCTCCCCAAGAAGCACGGTCGTGGTGGTCAGTCCGCTCTGCGTTTCGCTCGTCTTCGTGAGGAAAAGCGTCACAACTACGTCCGCAAGGTTGCTGAGTTGGCTGTGCAAAACTTCATCACTGCCGACAAGGTCAACGTCGCTGGTCTTATTCTCGCTGGTTCCGCCGATTTCAAGAATGATCTCAACGCCTCCGACATGTTCGACAACCGTCTGGCTGTCAAGGTTATCAAGGTTGTTGACGTTTCCTACGGTGGTGAAAACGGCTTCAACCAGGCCATTGAGCTGTCTGCTGAAACTCTCGGAAATGTCAAGTTCAtccaggagaagaagcttattGGCAAGTACTTTGAAGAAATTAGCCAGGATACCGGCAAGGTCTGCTATGGTATCGATGATACTTTGAAGGCTCTGGAGCTTGGTGCTGTGGAGACTCTCATCATCTTTGAGAACCTTGAAATCACTCGCTGGATTCTGAAGGATAGCGAGGGAGCTGAGGTTATTCTGCACACTACCAAGCAGCAGGAGACAGGCAACCGAGAGAAGTTCCTGGACAAGACAACCGGCCAAGAGATGGACATTGTTTCACAGGAGTCATTCCTTGAATGGATTGCTGAGCACTACAAGGATTTCGGTACCACTCTCGAGTTCGTGTCCGACAGATCAACTGAGGGCAACCAGTTTGTCAAGGGATTCGGTGGTATCGGTGGTATTCTGCGTTACAAGGTCAACTTTGAACAGTTGGCAGAtctcgacgaggacgatgatgactACTACGACG ATTGA
- the SU2 gene encoding Eukaryotic peptide chain release factor subunit 1 (BUSCO:EOG092D1VPG) gives MSEPQSGEAEKNIEIWKIKKLVKRLEAARGNGTSMISLVIPPKDQVSRIAKMLAEEYGTASNIKSRVNRQSVLSAITSTQQRLKLYNKVPPNGLVVYCGEILTSEGKERKVNIDFEPFKPINTSLYLCDNKFHTEALAELLESDQKFGFIIMDGNGALFGTLSGNTREIVHKFSVDLPKKHGRGGQSALRFARLREEKRHNYVRKVAELAVQNFITADKVNVAGLILAGSADFKNDLNASDMFDNRLAVKVIKVVDVSYGGENGFNQAIELSAETLGNVKFIQEKKLIGKYFEEISQDTGKVCYGIDDTLKALELGAVETLIIFENLEITRWILKDSEGAEVILHTTKQQETGNREKFLDKTTGQEMDIVSQESFLEWIAEHYKDFGTTLEFVSDRSTEGNQFVKGFGGIGGILRYKVNFEQLADLDEDDDDYYDD, from the exons ATGAGCGAACCTCAGAGCGGCGAGGCGGAGAAGAAC ATCGAGATCTGGAAGATCAAAAAGTTGGTCAAGCGCCTCGAGGCCGCCCGAGGAAATGGAACTTCTATGATTTCCCTCGTCATCC CTCCCAAGGATCAGGTGTCGCGTATCGCTAAGATGTTGGCTGAAGAATAC GGCACTGCCTCCAACATCAAGTCTCGTGTCAACCGACAGTCCGTGTTGTCCGCCATCACATCGACCCAGCAGCGTCTTAAACTGTACAACAAGGTCCCTCCAAACGGCCTGGTCGTGTACTGTGGTGAAATCTTGACCTCGGAAGGAAAGGAGCGAAAGGTCAATATTGACTTTGAGCCATTTAAGCCTATCAACACCTCGCTGTATCTTTGCGACAACAAGTTCCACACCGAAGCCCTCGCTGAGCTGCTCGAATCCGACCAGAAATtcggcttcatcatcatggacGGTAACGGTGCACTGTTCGGTACCCTTAGTGGCAACACTCGTGAAATTGTGCACAAGTTCTCCGTCGATCTCCCCAAGAAGCACGGTCGTGGTGGTCAGTCCGCTCTGCGTTTCGCTCGTCTTCGTGAGGAAAAGCGTCACAACTACGTCCGCAAGGTTGCTGAGTTGGCTGTGCAAAACTTCATCACTGCCGACAAGGTCAACGTCGCTGGTCTTATTCTCGCTGGTTCCGCCGATTTCAAGAATGATCTCAACGCCTCCGACATGTTCGACAACCGTCTGGCTGTCAAGGTTATCAAGGTTGTTGACGTTTCCTACGGTGGTGAAAACGGCTTCAACCAGGCCATTGAGCTGTCTGCTGAAACTCTCGGAAATGTCAAGTTCAtccaggagaagaagcttattGGCAAGTACTTTGAAGAAATTAGCCAGGATACCGGCAAGGTCTGCTATGGTATCGATGATACTTTGAAGGCTCTGGAGCTTGGTGCTGTGGAGACTCTCATCATCTTTGAGAACCTTGAAATCACTCGCTGGATTCTGAAGGATAGCGAGGGAGCTGAGGTTATTCTGCACACTACCAAGCAGCAGGAGACAGGCAACCGAGAGAAGTTCCTGGACAAGACAACCGGCCAAGAGATGGACATTGTTTCACAGGAGTCATTCCTTGAATGGATTGCTGAGCACTACAAGGATTTCGGTACCACTCTCGAGTTCGTGTCCGACAGATCAACTGAGGGCAACCAGTTTGTCAAGGGATTCGGTGGTATCGGTGGTATTCTGCGTTACAAGGTCAACTTTGAACAGTTGGCAGAtctcgacgaggacgatgatgactACTACGACG ATTGA
- a CDS encoding uncharacterized protein (EggNog:ENOG41), producing the protein MDSSLPTEVASTIQAGHIKRHPDPRQDIAPSTAADKAELVDIHEVKRSHIDDDDHDIPYSVLRPPKKHYNLPPLPDLRFEQSYLRSIESADTWWKVVLATIKSQVLMPLAQGVLLNLAMAGWQHWNKSVRVNGDSVGVRFRRWWFGVNNWSQPNSRKRI; encoded by the exons ATGGACTCATCACTCCCCACCGAGGTCGCCAGCACCATCCAGGCCGGTCATATCAAAAGACATCCCGACCCCCGGCAGGATATTGCGCCATCCACTGCAGCTGACAAGGCAGAGCTGGTAGACATTCATGAGGTGAAGCGCAGTCAtatcgacgacgatgatCATGATATTCCGTATAGCGTCCTGCGGCCTCCAAAGAAGCACTACAatctccctcccctcccagACTTGCGATTCGAGCAGAGCTATCTCCGCAGCATCGAGTCTGCAGATACGTGGTGGAAAGTAGTGCTCGCTACAATCAAGAGCCAG GTATTAATGCCCCTAGCTCAAGGCGTCTTGCTCAACTTAGCCATGGCTGGATGGCAGCATTGGAACAAGAGCGTCAGGGTAAATGGCGACTCAGTAGGTGTTCGTTTCAGGAGATGGTGGTTTGGAGTGAACAACTGGAGCCAGCCCAATTCCAGGAAACGTATCTAA
- a CDS encoding uncharacterized protein (EggNog:ENOG41), with protein MAAADDDSSDLSSLSSLSPIPSDDELDDLSDDAPTGSKSGILKFFPKLSEKPPKEPSPPPRKRSPSPPHEYVLADNPDIAFLVMFRSRFSDAFPKSLSHFGPQELERDVVEPIPGDRAEHFLCAVLGLLLNRKQDIKAGHYGRALEDAIASHKNQWPSSWNDKSPLSGGGTFSSMSPTERLNLLRTLVLWAMSSSDTLKSLINQSYKQNRHEDDINQPRAVQPWGSDGDKRRYFLVEGQDDTAFRVYRESNPAGANRTWWSVAGTIEELKALAEKLEIKDGGPKAKKLSQKILQAIPRFEAGDEKRKRREYRQMRKEQFKRPEPGFSLYEGRTRGKRMKYTYSDDEDIFSDSTGYRRSARNTGTHTPAETGPVTTSSGRTIRAPPRLNVTTGEDLATGVQNDALEVAAETGRSRRSAAANHGTNDSMDTDEESEAEFGDDEDDVDAQIPEESEDEDEFKDEVMDEEDLEMQSQTLVVKLSVTPPKLKGVLAPSELLPASNESDVKDVTAGPPDTPTPKQQVFETEVLVPTPGTKTTERHATPEPIDRQVLGQPSISSTSLAFRGSPEKQPAQLVAGSVNYGSQE; from the exons atggctgccGCAGACGATGATTCCTCTGATCTTTCCTCCTTATCGTCATTATCCCCCATTCCCTCGGATGATGAGTTGGACGACCTTAGTGATGACGCGCCAACCGGATCTAAGTCGGGAATTCTAAAGTTCTTCCCCAAATTATCAGAGAAGCCGCCAAAAGAgccttcgccgccgccgcgcaAACGGTCGCCCTCGCCACCTCACGAATATGTGCTCGCGGACAACCCAGACATTGCA TTTCTGGTAATGTTTAGAAGCCGCTTCAGCGACGCATTTCCAAAATCCCTTTCGCATTTCGGACCGCAAGAATTAGAACGAGATGTTGTCGAACCTATACCCGGCGATCGAGCAGAACATTTTTTGTGCGCCGTCCTCGGACTCCTCCTGAACCGGAAACAAGATATCAA AGCAGGACATTATGGCAGAGCATTGGAAGATGCCATTGCGTCTCACAAGAACCAATGGCCGTCCTCATGGAACGATAAAAGCCCGCTGTCCGGCGGCGGCACTTTTAGTTCTATGAGTCCAACCGAAAGG TTAAATCTACTGCGCACTCTTGTCCTCTGGGCTATGTCCTCGTCCGATACCCTCAAGAGCTTGATCAACCAATCCTATAAGCAAAATCGCCACGAAGACGATATTAACCAGCCGAGAGCAGTTCAACCATGGGGCTCTGACGGAGATAAGCGTCGTTACTTTTTGGTTGAGGGGCAAGACGACACTGCCTTCCGCGTATATCGTGAGAGTAACCCTGCTGGCGCCAACCGAACTTGGTGGAGCGTTGCTGGAACCATAGAAGAGCTCAAAGCCCTCGCAGAGAAGCTGGAAATTAAAGATGGAGGCCCTaaagccaagaagctcaGCCAGAAAATACTTCAAGCCATCCCGCGATTCGAGGCGGGAGACGAG aaacGGAAACGGCGAGAATATCGACAGATGCGCAAAGAACAGTTCAAGCGCCCCGAGCCCGGATTTTCACTATACGAGGGCCGCACTCGTGGCAAGCGAATGAAGTACACATAttccgacgacgaagacataTTCTCAGACTCGACTGGTTATAGACGCTCAGCTCGCAATACCGGAACGCACACGCCAGCAGAAACCGGACCTGTCACTACATCAAGCGGTCGAACTATAAGAGCTCCTCCTCGGCTTAACGTGACCACCGGAGAAGATCTTGCTACTGGCGTCCAAAATGATGCTCTGGAAGTTGCCGCAGAGACTGGAAGGTCGCGTAGATCGGCTGCGGCAAATCATGGAACTAATGACTCCATGGATACAGACGAGGAGAGTGAGGCTGAgtttggtgatgatgaggatgatgtcGATGCTCAGATTCCTGAAGAATcggaagacgaggatgaatTCAAAGACGAGGTcatggatgaggaggacTTGGAAATGCAGTCCCAAACTTTGGTGGTGAAACTCTCAGTAACTCCACCTAAACTGAAGGGAGTTCTCGCTCCAAGCGAGTTGCTTCCGGCCTCAAATGAAAGCGACGTAAAGGATGTGACGGCCGGACCGCCAGATACGCCTACCCCAAAACAACAAGTGTTTGAAACAGAAGTTTTGGTTCCAACACCCGGCACAAAGACGACTGAGAGGCATGCTACCCCGGAGCCTATTGATCGACAGGTTTTGGGACAACCATCTATATCATCGACCTCATTGGCGTTCCGAGGCAGCCCTGAAAAGCAGCCGGCGCAGCTGGTGGCCGGAAGTGTTAATTATGGTAGCCAGGAATAA
- the RPL2 gene encoding 60S ribosomal protein uL2, with product MGRVIRNQRKGRGSIFTANTRLNKAPAKFRNLDFAERHGYVRGIVKDIIHDPGRGAPLAKVQFRHPYKYKQVTETFIANEGMYTGQFIYAGKRAALTVGNVLPVGEMPEGTVVSNVEEKIGDRGTLGRNSGGYITIVGHNPDEGKTRIKLPSGAKKVVHSRSRGMIGIVAGGGRTDKPLLKASRAKHKFAVKRNSWPKTRGVAMNPVDHPHGGGNHQHIGKASTISRYAVQGQKAGLIAARRTGLLRGTQKTKE from the exons ATGGGTAGAGTTATTCGCAACCAGAGAAAGGGCCGTGGCTCCATCTTCA CGGCCAACACCCGCCTGAACAAGGCCCCTGCCAAGTTCCGCAACCTCGATTTCGCCGAACGCCATGGCTACGTCCGCGGTATCGTGAAGGACATCATCCACGACCCTG GTCGTGGTGCTCCTCTTGCTAAGGTGCAGTTCCGTCACCCTTACAAGTACAAGCAGGTTACCGAGACCTTCATCGCCAACGAGGGCATGTACACTGGCCAGTTCATCTACGCCGGAAAGCGTGCTGCTCTTACCGTCGGCAACGTCCTGCCCGTTGGTGAGATGCCTGAGGGTACCGTTGTCTCAAACGTCGAGGAGAAGATTGGTGACCGTGGTACTCTCGGCCGTAACTCTGGTGGCTACATCACCATTGTTGGCCACAACCCCGATGAGGGCAAGACCCGTATCAAGCTGCCCTCTGGTGCCAAGAAGGTCGTCCACTCCCGATCCCGTGGAATGATCGGTATCGTTGCCGGTGGTGGCCGTACCGACAAGCCTCTGTTGA AGGCTTCTCGTGCCAAGCACAAGTTCGCTGTCAAGCGTAACAGCTGGCCCAAGACTCGTGGTGTTGCCATGAACCCCGTGGACCACCCTCACGGTGGT GGTAACCACCAGCACATTGGTAAGGCCTCTACCATTTCACGGTACGCCGTCCAGGGACAGAAGGCCGGTCTTATTGCTGCCAGAAGGACAGGTCTGCTCCGTGGTACTCAGAAGACAAAGGAGTAA
- a CDS encoding uncharacterized protein (BUSCO:EOG092D2U1L), producing the protein MAATKDFRLVCLENPLLDIQAVGDEALLKKYNLKANDAILAEKEHLGLYEDLLNNFDAKLIAGGAAQNTARGAQYILPPNSVVYFGGVGNDKYAATLHDAVKTAGLRVEYRVDEKEPTGRCGVVITGHNRSLCTDLGAANHYDLDHLKKPENWALVENAEVYYIGGYHFTVCPPAIMALAEEAAAKNKIFAVSLSAPFIPQFFKEVVDASAPYWDYIIGNEAEAEAYAVAHDLPSKEPKDVVKFLANLPKKNTQRKRVAIITQGTEPTLVAVQGEDEIKVIPVRAIDPSLINDTNGAGDAFAGGLLAGIVEGETLEQSVDKGQWLAKLSIQELGPSYPFPKQAYSASS; encoded by the exons ATGGCTGCCACCAAGGATTTCCGCCTCGTCTGCCTGGAGAACCCTCTTCTCG ACATCCAGGCCGTCGGTGATGAGGCCCTGCTGAAGAAGTACAACCTCAAGGCCAACGACGCCATCCTCGCCGAGAAGGAGCACCTCGGCCTCTACGAGGACCTCCTCAACAACTTCGACGCCAAGCTCATCGCCGGTGGTGCTGCCCAGAACACCGCCCGTGGCGCCCAGTACATCCTGCCCCCCAACAGCGTCGTCTACTTCGGCGGCGTCGGCAACGACAAGTACGCCGCCACCCTGCACGATGCCGTCAAGACCGCCGGCCTGCGTGTCGAGTACCGCGTCGACGAGAAGGAGCCCACCGGCCGATGCGGCGTCGTCATCACCGGCCACAACCGCAGTCTCTGCACTGACCTCGGCGCTGCCAACCACTACGACCTGGACCACCTGAAGAAGCCCGAGAACTGGGCTCTCGTCGAGAACGCCGAGGTCTACTACATTGGAGGCTACCACTTCACCG TCTGCCCTcccgccatcatggccctTGCTGAggaagccgccgccaagaacAAGATCTTCGCtgtgtctctctctgctccCTTCATCCCCCAGTTCTTCAAGGAGGTCGTCGACGCCAGCGCCCCCTACTGGGACTACATCATCGGCaacgaggccgaggccgaagCCTACGCTGTGGCCCACGACCTTCCTTCCAAGGAGCCTAAGGACGTGGTCAAGTTTCTGGCCAACCTTCCCAAGAAGAACACCCAGAGGAAGCGTGTTGCCATCATCACTCAGGGCACCGAGCCCACTCTGGTCGCTGTCCAGGGCGAGGATGAGATCAAGGTGATCCCTGTTCGTGCTATCGACCCTTCTCTTATCAACGATACCAACGGTGCTGGTGACGCCTTTGCTGGTGGTCTGCTGGCTGGTATTGTCGAGGGCGAGACCCTGGAGCAGTCCGTCGACAAGGGCCAGTGGCTGGCTAAGCTGAGCATTCAGGAGCTTGGTCCCTC ATACCCCTTCCCCAAGCAGGCATACTCGGCATCTTCTTAG